CCAAGTAAACGCTCAACAATAATTAACAAAAAAACAATGACAAAAATTATAATATTTGAAGATGACAAATTAATTTCAGATATGTATAAAAGAAAATTTGAGAAGGAGGGTTTTGACATTGTGCTTTTTGATCATCCGCCGAAGGATGTAGTGGATGTCGTTGATAAAGAAAAACCGGATTTGATCGGCATGGATTTAGTAATGCCTCAAATGAGCGGTTATGATGCGATCAAGCTTTTAAAAGCTGATGATAAAACCAAGGATATCCCGATTGTAGTGCTGACAAATCTGAATGAAGGTGGTCACACCATGTTGAGTGAAAAAATGGGTGCAGTGGCATTTATGGCAAAGGCGGATAACACGCCGAGTGAAGTGGTGGAAAAAATTAAGAAATTATTGAAGAAATAAGAGTTATTAAAAATCAAAACAGTCTAGATATACAAACTAACCTGCCGTAATTAATCTGGCAGGTTTTTTGTATCTAAACTTTAGATCCTTACCCCTAGACCCTATACCCTTATTCCTAAACCCCGTCCGCCTTGGCTTCACCAAAGGCGCCTGCCCGCCATTGTCTATGGCATAGCAGGCGGGAGCCGGGCGGGCCTATTTAATAAATAAAACACCCCCACTCCAATAGCAAGTGGGGGGCGCGCGTGTCGACTCCCTGTTCGGGAGCCTTCAGCGCATTAGCACCGCAGAGGGTGCCAGGTGCAGGTGCCGGAGGCGCCGGCGGTGGCGGCCGGGTTGGCCGTCGCGTCGTAGTAGTTGCCGGAGGTCGCGTCCAGGTTCAAGCATACATATGCGTTTTCCGTCAGCGCCGAAGCGCTGTCGAGTGAAACCCCGGCGCCGTGACCCGAGCCTTTCGCCCGGAGGCGGAAATTGGTGACGAGAACGCAGTAGTCGTCGCCGGCCTTCGCGGTGATCGCGCCGTTGGTCGAAAAATAGATGGCGGAGCAGCTCGTGAAGCCGGGGCCCGTGGCGCCGGTGTTGGCGTCCAGCGTGGTCGTCATCGGGATGGTCGCGGACATCGTTTGATAATTCGACGTCAGTGCGTCGTCATGTCCCGATGCGATGATCGGGATGCACGCCGTCAGGAAGACGGCGAGGAACAGGGAGACGAGTCGTCTCATCGACAACCTCCTCGATTTGAGCATTGCCCGTGGTTGGGCATGCCTGATACAACCGTATCAGACTGGACATCTTATACTACTTTATAAATTTTGTCAAGACCTAAGGCACAGATTTGCCTGAAAACAGCCGGAAAGGTAAAATAGTAAGCACAATTATGAATAAAGAAATATTTGAAAAAATGGTTGCCGACGCCGTCGGGGAAGTGCCGGAACATTTAAGAAAAAGAATAGAGAATGTTGCTTTTGTGGTGGAAGAGGATTCCCGAAATGCCAGAACAAAAGAACACGGTATTAATTACCACGGCTTGTTACTTGGTCTGTATCAGGGTGTGCCGTTGACCAAAAGGGGAGTTAATTACGGGTCCGTACTGCCGGATAAAATCACGATTTTTCAAAAACCGATTGAGCATATCGCCGGCGCCGATGTGGAGAATATCCGTAAGAAGATAAGTGAAGTGGTACATCATGAGATCGGGCATTATTTCGGCATGGATGAGAAAGCAGTGCGTAATTGGGAGAAAAAAAGAATTAATAAATCAAACAAATGATCCTATTTATCAATACTTCTGAAGTAGAACAGGCGACATTATTATTGGATGATGGTAAAAGAATATATGAGCATTTTTTTGAGACGGGCTTTAATAGAACAGATACTTTATTGAAGCATGTTGGTATTTTCCTGACCAAACACAAATTTAAAACCAAAGAGCTGCAAGGTGTGGTGGTGGTTACCGGACCAGGACCGTTTACTTCACTGCGGATCGGCGTGGTTATTGCCAACACGCTGGGCTATGCCCTGAATATTCCGGTGGCGGGAATTAAAGCGACTGATTTTAAGTCCAATGACGCTTTAGTGAAAAAAGGTAAAGCAATTCTGATGAAAACAAACGGGTTCCAGATAGTAGAACCGTTTTACGGCAAGGCACCGAACATAACAAAACCAAAAAAGTAATTCCATGAAAATTGAACGGTTTGTTTTAGGTCCGGTACAAACAAATACATATTTGGTTTATAATGAAAATAGCAAAGAGGGGGTCATTATTGACCCTGCTGTTTATGATACGGAAATGATCAGGACAATTAACGAGGTAGGGCTAAATATAAAATACATATTAATCACGCATGGGCACTTTGATCACGTGACAGGATTATCAGAATTGAAAAAGCAGGTGTCCGCGCCAATTTGCATGAACCCCGCGGATTTGGCAATTATGCCAATTGATGAGAAGGGGATGGTCAATCAGGTCGGATTTTCATTTGAAGCGTTCCAACCGGATATTAATTTAAGTGATAATCAGCAGCTTAAGGTAGGCAGTTTGAATTTTTCTGTAATTCATACGCCGGGACACACACCGGGTTGTGTCTGTTTTTATTTTGCAGAAGAAAAAGTTTTGTTTTCCGGTGATACTTTGTTCCAATCAGCAATTGGCCGTACAGATTTTCCACTGGGCAGTTACGAGCAGATAATTAGCAGTATTACCAATAAGCTATTAACCTTACCGGAATCAGCAAATGTTTATCCGGGACATGGGGAAAAGACAACGATAAGGCAAGAAAAATTGCATTTTATTGCTTGACAACTGGCGAATAATGATGTAAATTCATTCGCTGGTTCTTTTTATTATCCATATATATTTGATTGATCGAAAATGATGGTTTCGAGGAAGCAAAGGAGTCACGTAGTCCTCTGACAAAGGAGTAAGACCGTGTCACATCAGCGTCACAGGAGGCGCATGAACAAAGCCAGGAAAAGGATTCTGGCAAAACAGAAGAAAGGTGAAACCACGTTCTGTGGTAGTACCGCGCTCGCTTGCCTCTTTTGGATCGTAGTGATCCTGGCCATCGTCTTTAGTGGCAGGGCAAGTGAGCAGAAGGTCACTACGCTTGATGATCAAGCTCCGGTCGAAGCACGACGCTAGACACGTGCGGACAGTCCGTACAAACGAAAAGGATTAGAGTTATGTCGGAACGAATCACCTGTGCCTATATCGGGGGAACCGGTATGGGCACGCTGTTCCAGGAGCGCGGGTTTGAAACTTCAAAACCGGTACTCTTGCGGACGGTCTATGGTCCATTCCTAAGCACGATCGTTCAGCGCAACGATCTTTCGTTCGTTTCGATTGATCGTCACAACTCCACCGGTAGTCCGCGCCTTGCCGACCAACTCGATCAAAGACCGTACATATACGGTCTGTGGAAGTTGAACCAGCTGGAACCCAAGCTGTTCAACAACCAGTTCGTCAACGGAATTTCAGCGGTCGGTGGACTGCACAACGCCAGGAACATTCCCGGCGGTCTCGAAGTAGGGGACATCGTGATCCCCAACGACGTGATCGACTTCACGCGCGGTGCCTGGTCGTTCTCGATCAAGGACAAGTACGTCCATCCCACGGCGTTCCATCGCACGGCGAATGGTTTGCTCTGCCCGCACATGCAAACTCTGCTTCGGCGGAGCAAGCATGTGAAGTCCGGCGGAGTGTTGGCCTGCGCGGTGCGGGGCCCTCTGTACGAGACTCCCGCTGAGATTGCCATGCACATCCGCCTGGGGATCTGTGATATGCTCGGGATGCAGACCATGATACCGGAGTTGTACTATATCCGGCAGCTTGGTTTCCATTATGGTGGGGCAGTTGTGATCACGGACACGCCGGACGTGGAGCAAGATGTGGATGGCGAGGAAGTCGTCCGGATCATGAACGAACGCAAGCCGGCACTGGTTGACATGTTCATCGACGCCATGCTGGCGGTTCAGGACATGACTGGTTTCGACTGCTCCTGCGTGAAGAACTTGCCGGTATTCCATCCGGACCTCGCGGGAGACCCCGCGGATGTGCTGGGTTTTCCCGGTAACACGAAGCATTGGGATGATCTTTTTCCTGAGTAGGACCAAGCTGACTCTGTGAGCGCGGTCCTTTTTTTTTATTTGTTAGGGAATAGGGGTAAGGGTTTAGGTGTTAGGGTATCTGCGATATGCTCGGGATGCAGACCGTCACTTCGACCACTCTGTCATTTCGAGCGAAGTCGCGCTAAGCGCGACAAAGCCGAGAAATCAATAGACTCCTCCACTGCGGTCGAAGTGATAAGTTAATACCGAGCTCGAAATGACATTTAAGAGACTGGAAGTCGTGCGAGATACGCAAGCGTAATATTTATATCCAGTTGGTTTTCTGGAGAACTGAACCTCAACCTAAAAAATTACATACTATATGTATATTAATTTCCCTATCTGCATTGAAAAGGGGACTGCTTTGTGTTTTGATAGTTATCCACTTGTTGACCTAAGGCGAAATGTGGTGTAGAATGGAAACATATGGTGAAAAGTGGATGAAAGTGGGGATAAGTAAAGAAATCTGTGGATAACTTAACTTAAACCCTACAAAATCCGCTGAAAACAAAAAGAAAATTGGCTTTTGTGAACAAACAAAATAAATAACAGAAGTTTAATATACTTCGAAAATATATGTTTATCGGTGAATATCAACATGCAGTAGACGACAAAGGGAGACTCGCGATTCCGATCAAGTTTCGCAACGATCTTGCCAAGGGGGCTGTCGTGACCAGAGGTCTGGATAACTGCTTGTTTTTATATTCCAAAGACGAATGGGAAACGATGGCGGTGAAACTGGCCAAACTACCCGTCAGCAAGTCCAATTCCCGCGCCTATTCCCGTTTAATGTTCGCGGGCGCGATGGAAGTGGAAATCGATAAGCAGGGGAGGATAGTTATTCCGGACTATCTGCGGAAGTTTTCTTCAATCA
This is a stretch of genomic DNA from Patescibacteria group bacterium. It encodes these proteins:
- a CDS encoding response regulator, encoding MTKIIIFEDDKLISDMYKRKFEKEGFDIVLFDHPPKDVVDVVDKEKPDLIGMDLVMPQMSGYDAIKLLKADDKTKDIPIVVLTNLNEGGHTMLSEKMGAVAFMAKADNTPSEVVEKIKKLLKK
- a CDS encoding metallopeptidase family protein translates to MNKEIFEKMVADAVGEVPEHLRKRIENVAFVVEEDSRNARTKEHGINYHGLLLGLYQGVPLTKRGVNYGSVLPDKITIFQKPIEHIAGADVENIRKKISEVVHHEIGHYFGMDEKAVRNWEKKRINKSNK
- the tsaB gene encoding tRNA (adenosine(37)-N6)-threonylcarbamoyltransferase complex dimerization subunit type 1 TsaB; translated protein: MILFINTSEVEQATLLLDDGKRIYEHFFETGFNRTDTLLKHVGIFLTKHKFKTKELQGVVVVTGPGPFTSLRIGVVIANTLGYALNIPVAGIKATDFKSNDALVKKGKAILMKTNGFQIVEPFYGKAPNITKPKK
- a CDS encoding MBL fold metallo-hydrolase encodes the protein MKIERFVLGPVQTNTYLVYNENSKEGVIIDPAVYDTEMIRTINEVGLNIKYILITHGHFDHVTGLSELKKQVSAPICMNPADLAIMPIDEKGMVNQVGFSFEAFQPDINLSDNQQLKVGSLNFSVIHTPGHTPGCVCFYFAEEKVLFSGDTLFQSAIGRTDFPLGSYEQIISSITNKLLTLPESANVYPGHGEKTTIRQEKLHFIA
- the mraZ gene encoding division/cell wall cluster transcriptional repressor MraZ; the protein is MFIGEYQHAVDDKGRLAIPIKFRNDLAKGAVVTRGLDNCLFLYSKDEWETMAVKLAKLPVSKSNSRAYSRLMFAGAMEVEIDKQGRIVIPDYLRKFSSISKKVVVAGLYNRIEIWNEEGWEKYKQGTEKSAVDIAEKLEELDV